The Bacteroidales bacterium genome window below encodes:
- a CDS encoding methyltransferase domain-containing protein, which yields MILVFTAWINLPLKAQDLDVPYVPTSTKVVNEMLEVADVGPGDYVIDLGSGDGRIVIAAAQQGAYGHGVDIDPERIRESEENARKAGVSDQVMFLQENVFNTDFRRANVVTMYLLSSVNLKLRSKLLDSLVPGTRMVSHDFDMGDWEPDKHFRVGEDDDVYFWVIPAQVDGHWIWDINGKRVKVTASQRFQEVTL from the coding sequence ATGATTTTAGTTTTTACAGCATGGATAAACCTTCCACTGAAGGCTCAGGATTTGGATGTTCCTTATGTTCCCACCTCTACCAAAGTAGTGAATGAAATGCTTGAGGTTGCAGATGTGGGACCCGGAGATTATGTCATTGATCTTGGTTCGGGGGATGGACGTATTGTGATTGCTGCTGCTCAGCAAGGCGCATACGGGCATGGTGTGGATATTGATCCCGAACGTATAAGGGAATCGGAAGAGAATGCGAGAAAAGCCGGCGTCTCAGACCAGGTCATGTTTTTGCAGGAAAATGTATTCAACACCGATTTTCGCAGGGCCAATGTAGTCACCATGTATTTGCTGAGCTCCGTGAATCTGAAATTGCGGTCGAAGCTCCTGGATAGTCTGGTTCCGGGCACCCGGATGGTATCACATGATTTCGACATGGGGGATTGGGAACCCGACAAACATTTTAGAGTAGGAGAGGACGATGATGTGTATTTCTGGGTAATACCAGCACAGGTTGACGGCCATTGGATATGGGATATCAATGGAAAAAGAGTGAAGGTTACAGCCAGCCAAAGATTTCAGGAAGTCACACTGC
- a CDS encoding DUF1080 domain-containing protein: MKTTILFSAILFFAFSVQAQEKDNTLTPEAFSQGWELLFDGETLDGWKAYNGNEPQTWEVRDNAIYCTGSGEHGGDDIMTKETFGDFDLKFEWKIEEDGNSGVIYRVREGKQWSQPYLTGPEYQVFDENENYDTHAVGSFYDVYPPSKNKRVNPAMEWNSGRIRISDGLVTHWVNGEIVMQCNMNSEEYKEKVANSKWHDDPYFGKSPFGHIDFQNHGAQVWYKNVKIKRLD, from the coding sequence ATGAAAACAACAATTTTATTTTCAGCAATCTTATTTTTTGCTTTTTCTGTGCAGGCACAGGAAAAAGACAACACGCTCACTCCCGAAGCGTTTTCCCAGGGATGGGAACTGCTATTTGACGGAGAAACCCTGGATGGATGGAAAGCCTACAACGGTAATGAGCCACAAACCTGGGAAGTCAGGGATAATGCGATTTATTGCACCGGCAGTGGTGAGCATGGCGGAGACGACATCATGACCAAGGAAACATTCGGTGATTTCGACCTGAAGTTTGAATGGAAGATTGAAGAAGACGGCAACAGTGGCGTCATTTACAGGGTAAGAGAAGGCAAACAATGGAGCCAGCCCTATCTGACCGGCCCCGAATACCAGGTGTTTGATGAAAATGAAAATTATGACACCCATGCAGTGGGTTCCTTCTATGACGTGTATCCCCCTTCAAAGAATAAGAGAGTGAATCCGGCCATGGAATGGAACTCCGGAAGAATAAGGATATCCGACGGCCTGGTAACACATTGGGTGAACGGCGAAATCGTCATGCAGTGTAACATGAATTCAGAGGAATACAAGGAAAAGGTAGCCAATTCAAAATGGCACGATGATCCTTATTTCGGGAAATCACCCTTCGGGCACATCGATTTTCAGAATCACGGAGCACAGGTTTGGTACAAGAATGTGAAGATCAAACGACTGGATTGA